The following nucleotide sequence is from Archocentrus centrarchus isolate MPI-CPG fArcCen1 chromosome 18, fArcCen1, whole genome shotgun sequence.
ATTAATACTTCCTTGATTTAAACATTTACAATAAAGTGGTCTGAGTTTTACCTCACCCACTGATAGAcggagggaggttatgtttttaccCAGGCGATTCGAAATATATCAAACCATTAAATGCACGTTATTAATAGTTATCAGAGCCATAGTTAAGGGCCAGGAGGGTCCATCTCCACCTCCTAGCCAGTCAAAAAGGTTGTTATCATCCAGATCCACTCCAGACATCCACTCCAGTCCACGTCACGCCAGAACAGTGTTCCTCAATTAGAACGATGATAACCGGCTGGGAGGTGGAGATGGCCCCTCCTGGCCCTTAACTATGGCTCTGATAACTATTAATAACgtgcatttaatggactgaacccctgttcatttgtttgtctgttagcaATATCACCAAAgtgttttgaaccaaaattgatAAAACTTTATGGAAATATTCCTTAGAGGCCCAAGGACCTATGTTTACCTTTTCAAGGTCAAATGTCTGAGTCACCATAAattttcaaaaattaaaaaaatccccTCGATCTCATCATTGGagacattttaaaattcatatctcagtgAATTTTGGTACTCAGGTATAAACAATCGCTGCTGATaattcattgtgtttttttattttaaattaaaatactcacagTAACGCAACATGAACTACAAACCCAACATGAAAATTCACAGTAAAATCAAGTGGATGGATTTTTCAATATTGtggctgattttcttttttcttttcacatcaGTGCCCACAGTGCAACACAAGCGTGGAGAGGAAGGATCTCTCTAACCTGTGTGTCAAGTGTGTCGTATGCACAGCTGATCAGAAGAAGACCTACCAGTTCTGCTGGCAGTGTCGGAAACAATGGAAGAGTCCAGGCCTTCTATCTGATCGCTGCGGGAATGACGGCTGTGTAAATCACGACCTCGAACTTCTCAAGAACTGCAAGACGACTGACCTCCCTAAGGTTCGGGGGGTGAATGCCTGTCCCTCCATCCGGGCCTGTCCCACCTGCGGTGAGATAGTGGAGCACGATAAAACAGGCTGCAAGAACATCATCTGTCCTCGCTGTCACAAAGAGTTctgctttgtgtgtctgaaactCACTCCTGAGTGCTTGAAGACGAGTTCTTACTTCAGTCCCTGCAGTGATGGTGTGGCTCCCAGACAAACATCCATACCTGTGTGGTGCAGAAAGTAGGAGGAAACATGGACTCTGATTATGTGTTTTGCTCTCACACTAGACTTTCCTTTAGGACACAACTCTAACTTTTACTGGCTGATATTTTCTTCTACAATATAAACTATTATCCTGCATTTGGGTTATTATGTTCAATgccttattttaaaaataattctgaaAATTGTTTTCCATTAAATCAATCTCTGCTCAGTGATTGTTATTTGTAATGTATGACTAGGTAAAGATTCcttttaagtaaataaaaagtttttgaTGCCTGACCCAAATAAGCAGATGCATGTGAATGAATCTCCCGCAGAGCAGGATAAATGACAGCAGTAATAATTGCCcatatttaatgtaaaatgctaacacaTGTATGCTATATCACAGCTCAAAAATAGGCCAGTCTGACCGCTGTAGGCACACAAATGAAAAGATTGagactgaaaaactgaaaaaccttCATGAAGAAAACCTGAcgaatgaatggatgaataaCTTTATTaccccacaatggggaaattacagttcaCAGATGCACTGATgcacttttatttaatttagtttttatactgtttgtttttttgtttttttttttttgtttttttttattcaatttatttcgaacaatcaaaataaaataaaaacaacaacgaaaaataaataaacgtgtaggaaaataaaacttacatatatccatatatgcatatatacacatattcacctatataacaaatgcaaatcaaacatcaataaataaataaataaaatgaccagcaatgtattttataacaatctcaaggtgttcgaaaagggagcaggaagaagcaatAGCTTATCTAGTCCTGTCCCCATTGCCTTTTACAAGTtcataattaaactgaattataaTATTAACCAAACATTTTAACCAAACATGCATACTCTAACACCAGCATGCATGGCTACACACACCTACCCATGCCAAAGTGCCCTGTGATACAATCTACCCAATCTTCTatagatcattttaatgtacatGAAGCTACaatccaacaataacaaaaataacaaaacatctcattcgtatttatacacattatttatatgctccttatattttttcttgaattgtGCAATAGTTGTACTTTacttaatttcatcatctaGACCATTCCACAAACGCACTCCACAAACTGATACACACATACTTTTAAGATTTGAGCGAACACATGGTTGAACAAAGTTACATTTCCCTCTTAGATCAAACCttccttctctatttttaaagaaattttgaatattctttggaagcatactgttttttgctttaaacatcatctgagcagttttaaattttactaaatCCATAAATTTCATAAGTTTTGATTTAAAGAATAGTGGATTTGTGTGTTCCCTATACCCAACATTATATATCATTCTCAGTGCTCTTTTTTgcataatacatattttttgtagAGAACTCTTATATGTGTTACCCCAAACTTCAACACAATACTCCAAATATGGTAGTAACATTGTACAGTTTAAAGTGTGCAAAGTTTTAATATTCAAGATATGCCTATTTTTCCCTAATATCCTTATACTTTTTGCCATCTTATTACACACATGTTTGATATGGGGTTTCCAACATAACTTGTGGTCCAATATTACTCCTAGAaacttatgttgaaaaacttgcTCAATCCTTACATTATTAATTTCTAACTTTACCATagtattaatttctttatttccaaacaacataaattttgtcttagttaaatttaaagataatttatttCTGTCAAACCAATATTTAAGTTTATCAATTTCTTTACCAACATCATCCAAAACCTGTTTTAGATCATCCCCAGTATAAAAAATAGTTGTATCATcagcaaatataacaaaattcaaaacattaGTCACTCTACATATATCATTAATATACATAATAAACAATTTGGGACCCAATACTGAGCCTTGTGGAACCCCACATGTaatattcaaacataaagatttgGACTGACCAATTTGTACATATTGCTGTCTGTTGTCAAGATAACTTTTCAGCCAGTTATTTGCTACCCCTCTCACTCCATATCTttccattttatatattaatattttatgatcAATAGTATCAAAGGCCTTTTTTAAGTCAATAAATATCCccactgcatattttctgttttgtatatattccGTTATATGTTCCACTAACTCTATCATTGCCAATGTTGTTGACCTGGCTGCCCTAAAACCATACTGACTTTCCATTAATACAttgcatttttcattaaaattgtcaAGCCTTGCCACAAACAATTTCTCCATTATCTTAGAGAACTGTGAAAGTAAAGAGACTGGCCTATAGTTAGTAAAGTCATGAACATCACCGACTTTATGTAAAGGAATAACTTTAGCAATTTTCATTCTCTCAGGGAATGTACCTGTTCTGAATGATAAATTACACAGATATGTTAAAGGGGACacaattccatcaattaccTTTTTTACTACCATCATATCAATATcatcacagtctgtggaaagtttatttttacatttatttaccatttcagtaatctctctttcttctaccggtttcaaaaataatgaatttgaaTTATTAAGTCCACAAAACTCACTTacacttttctgctctgatggtatattttgtatttccttGGCCAGTCTTGGACCCACcttaacaaaaaaatcattaaatctaTTAACCACCACATTCCTATTTGTAATTGTCATATTATTTTCTATAAAATAATCAGGATAATTATTTTTGCTTGATTTATTTcgaataatatttaatatattccatgtttctttaatattgtccttattttcattaaatatcTTATTATAATACTCAATTTTGGATTTCCTAATGATACTGATTAACCTATTCTTGTATGTTTTATACCTTTGTTCATTATGTTTCGTTCTACAGTTTATAAATTGCCTAtaaagagtatttttttttttacaagcattCTGTAATCCTTTGGACATCCAAGGACATTTTGAGAACTTGTTTTTGTGACAATATTGTTGTATTGGACAGTGTTTATTGTACAAGGTTTTAAAAGTATGTATGAACAATTCATATGCTTTGTTTACATCACCTTCTTCATATACACTCTTCCAGTTATAGTTTAGTAAATTCATTTTGAAAGCGGATATGGCCTCCTCAGTTCTCACCCTTCTATATATGTTTAACTTTACTGTTCCTAATAATACCAGTAACTGATGAAATTACCTAAAGACTGTagaagtgaaaaacattttatatttgtatgTCACAAGACCATAAGCATACTTCATTTTGTGATGAACCTTCCCCCACTCAGC
It contains:
- the LOC115796844 gene encoding probable E3 ubiquitin-protein ligase ARI8, which encodes MSTEEQEQVEKKYDPLDSTLKFVDKPDDLDPYSDGSLKAEMSCGHAVTPESLTLFCQKQLEQSNYKFRCPALVDGTKRCNKEWSYQEIRRLADLTVEEMQKFEESMARLAVEEYCQVQECPQCNTSVERKDLSNLCVKCVVCTADQKKTYQFCWQCRKQWKSPGLLSDRCGNDGCVNHDLELLKNCKTTDLPKVRGVNACPSIRACPTCGEIVEHDKTGCKNIICPRCHKEFCFVCLKLTPECLKTSSYFSPCSDGVAPRQTSIPVWCRK